In Nostoc sphaeroides, the genomic window GTTGCTGGTTGAGGTTTTTCTCAATAAACTGCTAACGTACTTTTCCACTGTGCGAGGACTCAGGTGTAACTGATGACCCATATCAGCATTAGAAAAACCATGAGTCAATAACTCTAGGACTTCCTGTTCTCTATGAGTTAGGGATGAGTGCAAGTGGGATTTCTGAATTTGAGTAGACAAAGAATTATGGGCATCCACCGCTTTTGTCGAGGCGGAAATGCCCAAACTCTCTTTATGAGAAAATCGATACTCCGATTGAATAATTTGCGATCGCTCCAAAAGATTGCGGATTGCTGCTGCTAACTCTTCCAGTTCAAAAGGCTTGGGTAAGAATAAGTCGCACCCTGACTGGTAGCCCAAAATTCTTTCCTGGGTCTTAGTTCGCGCTGTTAATAAAATTACAGGTAATAACCGAAACACTGGTTGTTGACGCACCCGGCGCACTAGTTCGTAGCCATTCATCTGTGGCATCACGATATCTGTGACAATCAAATCTGGATGATGCTCATCCACCATAACCAAAGCCTCTTGACCGTCATTAGCCGTAATCACCGAGTAGCCAGACAGTTCAAGATAGTCACTAACAGACAGGCGAGTGCCCAAATCATCATCCACTACAAGGATCGTCAAGGGCATGGACAATACACCCCTAGCATTTTTTTTACTCAGAAATTTGCTTTTACGCGCTTCATCAGTGAACACAGACAATAATAGTGTTCTTATGTTTCATACTATGACAGGATTACCACCTAATGATTGCCTTTAGGGATGATTTATAAAGAAAATCTTAAATCCTTAAAAAGGGTTAAAGAAGTGTAACTCACCTTTGACTAGCTCTCTTTGGGAGGCATAGAGAGCTTTGTAGTTTGTAACAACTCATCAATAAAGCACAGTAAATACTAGCATAGTGTAAATTAATATTAACTTAATAAATAATTTACTAAAAGCTAAGTACGGATCAATATCTTTTATTTTTTGCCCTTT contains:
- a CDS encoding response regulator transcription factor encodes the protein MPLTILVVDDDLGTRLSVSDYLELSGYSVITANDGQEALVMVDEHHPDLIVTDIVMPQMNGYELVRRVRQQPVFRLLPVILLTARTKTQERILGYQSGCDLFLPKPFELEELAAAIRNLLERSQIIQSEYRFSHKESLGISASTKAVDAHNSLSTQIQKSHLHSSLTHREQEVLELLTHGFSNADMGHQLHLSPRTVEKYVSSLLRKTSTSNRAELVRFAIKHGLVE